A genome region from Panicum virgatum strain AP13 chromosome 4K, P.virgatum_v5, whole genome shotgun sequence includes the following:
- the LOC120705048 gene encoding protein HEADING DATE 3A-like, with product MTAPAPALDMARRDADPLVVGRVVGDVLDPFVRTTNLRVRYNTRTVSNGCELKPSMVAHQPRVEIGGPDMRTFYTLVMVDPDAPTPSDPNLREYLHWLVTDIPGTTGAFFGQEVMCYEPPRPTMGIHRFVLVLFQQLGRRTVYAPGWRQNFSTRDFAEIYHLGPPVAAVYFNCQREAGSGGRRMYP from the exons AtgactgctcctgctcctgctctcgACATGGCCCGCAGGGACGCGGACCCGTTGGTCGTTGGCAGGGTTGTGGGCGACGTGCTTGACCCATTCGTCCGGACCACGAACCTCAGGGTCAGGTACAATACCAGGACCGTGTCCAACGGCTGCGAGCTCAAGCCGTCCATGGTGGCGCACCAGCCCAGGGTCGAGATCGGCGGACCCGACATGAGGACGTTCTACACCCTT GTGATGGTCGACCCGGATGCTCCAACCCCAAGCGACCCTAACCTTAGGGAGTATCTGCACTG GCTGGTCACTGATATTCCGGGAACTACTGGAGCTTTTTTTG GGCAAGAGGTGATGTGCTACGAGCCCCCTCGGCCGACCATGGGGATCCACCGCTTCGTGCTGGTGCTCTTCCAGCAGCTGGGGCGGCGGACGGTGTACGCCCCCGGCTGGCGCCAGAACTTCAGCACCAGGGACTTCGCTGAGATCTACCACCTCGgcccgccggtcgccgccgtctACTTCAACTGCCAGCGTgaggccggctccggcggcagGAGGATGTACCCCTAA